From one Luteolibacter sp. SL250 genomic stretch:
- a CDS encoding Amuc_1099 family pilus-like system protein, translated as MSWLSKNYEKAALGGAAVIALGLAAVGFLKVGKVEEDFATELKGSGNDNPAVKDADLVAKASASLGNKRKWDQADDKGRPVNLFTGIPLFISKSDPSKPVDPYGGDPIHPPIPNQWWLQYRLDPGFGDSPLRDPDSDGFSNLEEFNAKTDPTNPSDFPALINKLVYVGDESLNWILRPGFDTDGGFGFNYRDNKGGTNRIPAGGVVKPDEIFFAEGTMKGRFKLLGSETRKVKNERLNMEQDFKFVRVEDQKANKKGKIYELKQNFRDPEEIPAYSQYDRTAVLKLDALDQGGAEFKVEENTTFGLPANSDKKDYLLKSVTPEKIEVEYTAPDGSKKSIEIPKR; from the coding sequence ATGTCCTGGTTATCGAAAAATTATGAGAAAGCCGCCCTCGGCGGTGCCGCGGTCATTGCCCTTGGTCTGGCAGCCGTCGGTTTCCTGAAGGTCGGCAAGGTCGAGGAAGACTTCGCGACCGAACTCAAAGGCTCCGGCAATGACAATCCCGCCGTCAAGGATGCGGATCTCGTTGCGAAGGCGTCCGCCTCCCTTGGCAACAAGCGCAAGTGGGACCAGGCGGATGACAAGGGCCGCCCGGTCAATCTTTTCACCGGCATCCCGCTGTTCATCTCCAAGTCGGATCCGTCCAAACCGGTGGATCCCTACGGCGGGGATCCGATCCATCCTCCGATCCCGAACCAGTGGTGGCTCCAGTACCGCCTGGACCCGGGCTTCGGCGACTCCCCGCTGCGGGATCCGGACAGCGACGGTTTCTCCAACCTCGAGGAGTTCAATGCCAAGACGGACCCGACGAACCCGTCCGACTTCCCCGCGCTCATCAACAAGCTGGTCTATGTCGGCGATGAGAGCCTCAACTGGATCCTCCGTCCCGGGTTCGACACCGACGGCGGCTTTGGATTCAACTACCGCGACAACAAGGGCGGCACCAACCGGATTCCCGCCGGCGGGGTGGTGAAGCCGGATGAGATCTTCTTCGCCGAAGGTACGATGAAAGGCCGATTCAAGTTGCTCGGCTCCGAAACCCGGAAGGTGAAGAACGAGCGCCTCAACATGGAGCAGGACTTCAAGTTCGTCCGGGTCGAAGACCAGAAGGCGAACAAGAAGGGCAAGATCTACGAGCTCAAGCAGAACTTCCGCGATCCGGAAGAGATCCCCGCCTACAGCCAGTATGACCGCACCGCGGTGCTGAAGCTGGATGCGCTCGATCAGGGCGGAGCCGAGTTCAAGGTCGAGGAAAACACCACTTTCGGTCTCCCGGCGAACTCCGACAAGAAGGACTACCTCCTGAAATCCGTCACTCCGGAGAAGATCGAAGTGGAGTATACCGCACCGGATGGATCGAAAAAATCCATCGAAATTCCGAAACGTTAG
- a CDS encoding Amuc_1098 family type IV pilus outer membrane protein: protein MYRSSRTALALMAVATSMPVTVTVATAGEGGSYSGLAQREMIRRQEAVVDGDRLLGEGREAYAKADYQVAVNKYREALDRLPDAPSLEDRRLEYTAHLADASVALAQQHRRVGKYTEARALLDGVLAPNVDPENAAAKRELSYLDDPIRTNPALTYEHTQNVDAVRRGLYMAEGNYNLGKYDDAKREYENVLRKDPFNSAARRGLERLAAAKSDYYRAAYDHTRAELLMEVDKAWELAVPATVPDFAPQTGGGSGDSSGVAYITQKLRTIIVPRIDFEDTTVEEAIDFLRMRSIELDTMELDPAKKGVNFIVRRPRPAAAPAPAADGSAPADTLAAAPDPSTIRIPQLRVRNVPLQTALQYICDAAKLRFKVDDFSVTLVPQNETGEDFFMRTFSVPPDFATALEGAGGGGAAAPVDPFGGGDAAGTSALSARKPIRELLIGNGITFADGSSVTLTGGNLVVRNTPSELEKIESLVDVIAKSAPKQVKITTKFVEVSQENTDELGFDWVVSPFGLSENHLFGSGGTIGSGGFRGSGDFVNPVNGLTLPSFPADPTQNVTNIMTGGLRSGDQAINRNNIDAILNNPNRTAQQANVAPGIAALTGLFSDGQVQLIMRGLAQKKGTDLMTAPSVMAKSGQKAKIEIIREFIYPTEYEPPELPNSVGATGGTGGGIVGGLGGGSGMFPVTPATPTAFETRNTGVTLEIEPNVGENDFVIELRFIPEIVEFEGFINYGSPIQSPSTDILGNPVTVTITENRIEMPVFSTRKVDTSLTIYDGYTVAVGGLMREDVQNVEDKVPILGDIPFIGRLFQSKSENRIKSNLIIFVTAQIIDATGRPLRGPDSAPTSTPVSTGGDASFPPGVLPDISLPQ from the coding sequence ATGTATCGTTCCAGTCGCACCGCCCTCGCGTTGATGGCGGTGGCTACCTCCATGCCGGTGACCGTAACGGTCGCCACGGCGGGTGAAGGTGGCAGCTATAGCGGGCTCGCCCAGCGCGAAATGATCCGCCGCCAGGAAGCGGTGGTGGATGGTGACCGACTTCTCGGCGAAGGCCGCGAAGCCTATGCGAAGGCTGACTACCAGGTCGCGGTGAACAAGTACCGCGAGGCGCTGGACCGCCTTCCTGACGCACCAAGCCTCGAGGACCGCCGTCTGGAATATACCGCCCACCTCGCCGATGCGAGCGTGGCCCTGGCGCAGCAGCACCGCCGCGTTGGCAAGTACACCGAAGCCCGTGCGCTCCTGGATGGCGTCCTCGCGCCGAACGTGGATCCGGAGAACGCCGCGGCGAAGCGTGAGCTCAGCTACCTGGACGACCCGATCCGCACCAACCCTGCCCTCACCTACGAACACACGCAGAATGTCGATGCCGTCCGCCGCGGCCTCTACATGGCGGAAGGGAACTACAATCTCGGCAAATACGACGACGCCAAGCGCGAGTATGAGAACGTCCTGCGCAAGGACCCCTTCAACTCCGCGGCCCGCCGCGGCCTGGAGCGTCTCGCCGCCGCCAAGTCCGACTACTACCGCGCTGCCTATGACCACACCCGCGCCGAGCTTCTGATGGAAGTGGACAAGGCCTGGGAACTGGCTGTGCCAGCCACCGTGCCGGACTTCGCCCCGCAGACCGGTGGTGGTTCCGGTGACTCCTCCGGTGTCGCCTACATCACGCAGAAGCTGAGGACCATCATCGTCCCGCGGATCGATTTCGAAGACACCACGGTTGAGGAAGCCATCGACTTCCTCCGCATGCGCTCCATCGAACTGGACACCATGGAACTGGATCCAGCGAAGAAGGGCGTGAACTTCATCGTCCGCCGTCCACGTCCGGCGGCGGCCCCCGCCCCTGCGGCGGATGGCTCCGCCCCGGCCGACACGCTCGCCGCCGCTCCGGATCCATCCACGATCCGCATCCCGCAGTTGCGCGTCCGCAACGTGCCACTCCAGACCGCCCTCCAATACATCTGCGACGCTGCCAAGCTGCGTTTCAAGGTGGATGATTTCTCCGTCACCCTCGTTCCCCAGAACGAAACCGGCGAAGACTTCTTCATGCGCACCTTCAGCGTGCCGCCTGATTTCGCGACCGCACTTGAGGGTGCGGGTGGCGGTGGTGCCGCGGCGCCGGTCGATCCGTTCGGCGGTGGCGATGCCGCCGGCACCTCGGCCCTTTCGGCCCGCAAGCCGATCCGGGAACTCCTGATCGGCAACGGCATCACCTTCGCGGACGGCAGTTCCGTGACCCTGACTGGTGGCAACCTGGTCGTCCGCAACACTCCAAGCGAACTCGAAAAGATCGAGAGCCTTGTGGACGTCATCGCCAAATCAGCGCCGAAGCAGGTCAAGATCACCACCAAGTTCGTCGAAGTCTCCCAGGAGAACACGGACGAACTCGGCTTCGACTGGGTGGTCTCCCCATTCGGTCTTTCCGAAAACCACCTCTTCGGCAGCGGCGGCACCATCGGCAGCGGTGGCTTCCGTGGTTCCGGTGACTTCGTCAACCCGGTCAACGGCCTGACTCTGCCGAGCTTCCCGGCGGATCCGACCCAGAACGTCACCAACATCATGACCGGCGGTCTCCGCTCCGGTGACCAGGCGATCAACCGCAACAACATCGACGCGATCCTCAACAACCCGAACCGCACCGCCCAGCAGGCGAACGTGGCACCGGGCATCGCGGCCCTCACCGGTCTGTTCTCCGACGGCCAGGTCCAGCTCATCATGCGCGGCCTTGCCCAGAAGAAGGGAACCGACCTCATGACCGCACCGTCCGTGATGGCGAAGAGCGGCCAGAAGGCCAAGATCGAGATCATCCGCGAATTCATCTACCCAACCGAATACGAACCCCCGGAACTTCCGAACAGCGTCGGTGCGACCGGCGGCACCGGCGGCGGTATCGTCGGCGGTCTGGGTGGCGGCTCCGGCATGTTCCCGGTCACTCCGGCGACTCCGACCGCGTTCGAAACCCGGAACACCGGTGTGACGCTCGAGATCGAGCCGAACGTCGGTGAGAACGACTTCGTGATCGAGCTCCGCTTCATCCCGGAAATCGTCGAGTTCGAAGGCTTCATCAACTACGGCAGCCCGATCCAGTCGCCCTCCACGGACATCCTGGGCAACCCGGTCACCGTCACCATCACGGAAAACCGCATCGAAATGCCGGTGTTCTCGACCCGCAAGGTTGACACCTCCCTCACCATCTATGACGGCTACACCGTCGCAGTCGGTGGCCTGATGCGCGAAGACGTGCAGAACGTCGAGGACAAGGTGCCGATCCTGGGTGACATCCCGTTCATCGGCCGCCTGTTCCAGAGCAAGTCCGAGAACCGGATCAAGAGCAACCTGATCATCTTCGTCACCGCGCAGATCATCGATGCCACCGGCCGTCCGCTCCGCGGACCGGATTCCGCCCCGACATCCACCCCGGTCTCTACCGGCGGCGATGCGAGCTTCCCTCCAGGAGTTCTTCCGGACATCAGCCTGCCCCAATAA
- a CDS encoding helicase C-terminal domain-containing protein has product MIAITEGQPLPGLGEAVRHAFSPKGILAKSRDFEYRPQQQELAVAVAEALVRASPLVAEAGTGVGKSLAYLVPAARFALETGRKGIISTHTINLQEQLVRKDIPIVRKVLGEELPAVLLKGRQNYLCPLRLKRAREQAGDLFTTTESEELEAIRRWAEGTRDGTLSDLEFQPSMKVWLQVCSEAHLCTARYCGPRGDCFFQEARKAAADAKLVVVNHTLFFALMNTDEMCGDEESAKAPGFLFPNDFAVLDEAHTIEQVAAVQLGLRLSQAGLKFDLQRLYHPRTRKGLLKSFRKASAMMAVEETLVAADRFFHRLGDAAAFASHAKEHRVRQPEMVPNTLAEPLRNLWLELDTIAADVESEATKSELQDAARKLREAHGAVGVFLDQSSEDSVYWVEKGGREETHYSLHAAPVNVADRLRPLLFSGPKSLVLTSATLGVGDPALGYFRGRVGAESCRALSIGSPFDYQRQMKVRIYKSVPEPNAPRYDELLAEGIRQAVSESEGRAFVLFTSYRMMRDAAQRLEGFFKRKGWRLIMQGDGLPRHRMIEEFRNDLHSVLFGTDSFWTGVDVPGEALSNVVVTRLPFAVPDHPLTASRLEAIEAAGGNPFMDYSVPEAILKMRQGVGRLIRTARDSGLVCILDNRILTKRYGNLFLKALPDAPVEIIG; this is encoded by the coding sequence ATGATCGCGATCACGGAAGGACAACCGCTGCCCGGACTGGGGGAGGCGGTGCGGCATGCATTTTCGCCGAAGGGGATCCTGGCGAAGTCCCGGGATTTCGAATACCGGCCGCAGCAGCAGGAACTGGCGGTGGCCGTGGCGGAGGCGCTGGTGAGGGCGTCTCCGCTGGTGGCGGAGGCGGGGACCGGGGTGGGGAAATCCCTCGCCTATCTGGTGCCCGCCGCGCGTTTCGCCCTGGAGACCGGGCGGAAGGGGATCATCTCCACCCACACGATCAACCTGCAGGAACAGCTCGTCCGGAAGGACATCCCCATCGTCCGCAAGGTGCTGGGGGAGGAACTGCCCGCGGTGTTGCTGAAGGGACGGCAGAACTATCTCTGCCCGTTGCGGCTGAAGCGCGCGCGCGAACAGGCGGGGGATCTTTTCACCACCACGGAGAGCGAGGAACTGGAGGCCATCCGCCGCTGGGCGGAGGGCACGCGAGACGGCACGCTGAGCGACCTGGAGTTCCAGCCGTCGATGAAGGTCTGGCTGCAGGTGTGCAGCGAGGCGCACCTCTGCACGGCGCGCTACTGCGGGCCGCGCGGGGATTGCTTCTTCCAGGAGGCGCGGAAGGCGGCGGCGGACGCAAAGCTGGTGGTGGTGAACCACACGCTCTTTTTCGCCCTGATGAACACGGATGAGATGTGCGGCGACGAAGAGTCCGCGAAGGCTCCGGGCTTCCTGTTTCCGAATGATTTCGCGGTGCTGGACGAGGCCCACACCATCGAGCAGGTGGCGGCGGTGCAGCTCGGGCTGCGGCTTTCCCAGGCCGGACTGAAGTTCGATCTCCAGCGGCTCTATCATCCGCGGACGCGGAAAGGCCTGCTGAAGTCCTTCCGGAAAGCGTCCGCCATGATGGCGGTCGAGGAGACCCTGGTGGCGGCGGACCGTTTTTTCCACCGGTTGGGGGATGCCGCGGCTTTCGCCAGCCATGCGAAGGAACACCGTGTGCGCCAGCCGGAGATGGTACCCAACACGCTGGCGGAGCCCCTGCGCAACCTCTGGCTGGAGCTGGACACCATCGCCGCGGATGTCGAGTCGGAGGCGACGAAATCGGAGCTGCAGGACGCCGCACGGAAGCTGCGTGAGGCGCATGGCGCGGTCGGTGTGTTCCTCGACCAATCTTCCGAAGACAGCGTCTATTGGGTGGAGAAAGGCGGCCGGGAGGAGACGCACTACAGCCTGCATGCCGCCCCGGTGAACGTGGCCGACCGGCTGCGCCCGTTGCTTTTCTCCGGACCGAAAAGCCTGGTGCTGACGAGCGCCACACTCGGCGTGGGGGATCCTGCCCTGGGATACTTCCGCGGGCGGGTGGGGGCGGAAAGCTGCCGCGCGCTGAGCATCGGCAGTCCGTTCGACTACCAGCGACAGATGAAGGTCAGGATCTACAAGTCCGTGCCGGAACCGAACGCGCCTCGCTACGATGAACTGCTGGCGGAGGGCATCCGCCAGGCGGTGAGCGAGAGCGAGGGCCGCGCCTTCGTCCTGTTCACCAGCTACCGCATGATGCGGGACGCGGCGCAGCGTTTGGAGGGATTTTTCAAACGGAAGGGCTGGCGTCTGATCATGCAAGGCGACGGTCTGCCCCGCCATCGCATGATCGAGGAGTTCCGGAATGACCTGCACAGTGTCCTTTTCGGCACCGACAGTTTCTGGACGGGGGTGGATGTTCCTGGTGAGGCGCTGTCCAACGTGGTGGTCACACGGCTGCCCTTCGCGGTGCCGGACCACCCCCTCACGGCCTCCCGCCTGGAGGCCATCGAGGCGGCGGGGGGGAACCCCTTCATGGACTACTCCGTGCCGGAGGCCATCCTCAAGATGAGGCAGGGTGTCGGCCGTCTCATCCGCACCGCCAGGGACAGTGGATTGGTATGTATCCTCGACAACCGGATTCTCACAAAGAGATATGGAAATCTCTTTCTCAAGGCGCTGCCGGACGCGCCGGTCGAGATCATCGGATGA
- a CDS encoding RNA-binding protein, which produces MDIYVGNLPYTAKEADIAELFAAFGDVQSVKIITDRDTGSSKGFAFVTLADQSRVDEAVKALHDTDFQGRALRVNPSEPRQSAPRSGGYGGGGGGGGYGGGNRGGGGGYKGGGGGGYKGGGGNRGGGKGGYGGGW; this is translated from the coding sequence ATGGATATTTATGTGGGCAACCTGCCCTATACCGCCAAGGAAGCTGATATTGCCGAACTTTTCGCTGCCTTTGGTGACGTGCAATCGGTGAAAATCATCACCGACCGCGACACCGGATCCTCCAAGGGGTTCGCCTTCGTGACTCTTGCGGACCAGTCCCGCGTGGATGAAGCTGTCAAAGCACTGCATGACACCGATTTCCAAGGCCGCGCCCTGCGCGTGAATCCATCGGAACCCCGTCAATCCGCACCACGTAGCGGCGGCTACGGCGGCGGTGGTGGTGGCGGCGGCTACGGTGGTGGCAACCGCGGCGGTGGTGGTGGCTACAAGGGCGGCGGTGGCGGCGGCTACAAAGGCGGCGGTGGCAACCGTGGTGGCGGCAAAGGCGGCTACGGCGGCGGCTGGTAA
- a CDS encoding Amuc_1102 family pilus-like protein yields MIPFFQKIAVSAVAVTASLAFSASAVAQAVKVTAEKPSFDDLPSPTDFGGAKSKAFKPKDWLEVETKLKFQMAPAPKSQTLERMTVKWYIAVKNPEKSGTFLLLTKDIEYVNIALEEDVFSSVYLAPASLKRLTGSDRAGKGSVEYVGFEVLVNGEKLAADTNKGQVGWWNAASDKISRTDTVPLLSKKETPFSVMWWDRYAEEAPVRR; encoded by the coding sequence ATGATTCCTTTCTTTCAAAAAATCGCCGTATCAGCCGTCGCAGTCACCGCATCCCTGGCTTTTTCCGCTTCTGCGGTTGCCCAGGCAGTGAAAGTCACCGCAGAAAAACCCAGCTTCGATGATCTTCCTTCCCCGACCGATTTCGGTGGCGCGAAGAGCAAGGCCTTCAAGCCGAAGGACTGGCTGGAAGTGGAGACGAAACTCAAGTTCCAGATGGCCCCCGCGCCGAAGTCCCAGACGCTGGAGCGCATGACGGTGAAGTGGTACATCGCCGTGAAAAACCCGGAGAAGAGCGGCACCTTCCTGCTGCTCACCAAGGACATCGAGTATGTGAACATCGCCCTTGAGGAAGATGTCTTCTCCTCCGTCTACCTCGCCCCGGCTTCACTCAAGCGCCTCACGGGCAGCGACAGGGCCGGAAAGGGCTCGGTCGAATACGTCGGCTTCGAAGTTCTGGTCAACGGTGAGAAACTCGCCGCCGACACCAACAAGGGCCAGGTTGGCTGGTGGAACGCCGCCTCTGACAAGATCTCCCGCACGGACACCGTGCCCCTCCTGAGCAAGAAGGAAACCCCCTTCAGCGTGATGTGGTGGGACCGCTACGCGGAAGAGGCACCGGTCCGCCGCTGA
- a CDS encoding Amuc_1100 family pilus-like protein, producing the protein MSWIKDNKFAATLGGITLVGAAGLIVAGLQFSGKYAEAQAAYEEQTTITNDAENLALYPTTANEQGKRKAVADYKAAAEALQTSFGKFRPEKLDNIPPQEFTNRLQAANTEVLAAFQASKTEVPGVFFLGFEGYTGSLAKGAATGILDFELGAMKELMLSLAKPGVSQLVNVRREKLVEEDGAAFKEETGQVARALPVEVVFKGSEAAAREFFSTIAGSDKHYYVVRSVRISNERKGPPLATDAKFDEPAPATDAAAPADGGFALPPDPAEAAPAADGAAAAPAADAAPAEAAPAPAPVDTSRILQQVLGTEDIYVFVRIDIMQFLPAKKF; encoded by the coding sequence ATGAGTTGGATCAAGGATAACAAGTTTGCCGCCACCCTCGGCGGAATCACCCTGGTGGGTGCCGCCGGACTGATCGTCGCGGGCCTCCAGTTCTCCGGCAAATATGCCGAGGCCCAGGCGGCCTACGAAGAGCAGACCACCATCACCAACGACGCGGAGAACCTCGCGTTGTACCCCACCACCGCCAACGAGCAGGGCAAGCGCAAGGCCGTGGCCGACTACAAGGCCGCCGCGGAAGCGCTCCAGACTTCCTTCGGGAAATTCCGCCCGGAGAAGCTCGACAATATCCCTCCGCAGGAATTCACCAACCGCCTGCAGGCCGCGAACACGGAGGTTCTTGCCGCCTTCCAGGCCAGCAAGACGGAGGTGCCGGGTGTGTTCTTCCTCGGTTTCGAAGGTTATACGGGTTCCCTCGCCAAAGGCGCTGCGACCGGTATCCTCGACTTCGAACTGGGGGCGATGAAGGAGCTGATGCTCTCCCTGGCCAAGCCCGGCGTCTCCCAACTCGTCAACGTCCGCCGCGAAAAGCTGGTGGAAGAGGACGGCGCCGCCTTCAAGGAAGAGACCGGCCAGGTTGCCCGTGCGCTTCCGGTGGAGGTCGTTTTCAAGGGCTCCGAAGCCGCCGCGCGTGAGTTTTTCTCCACCATCGCGGGATCGGACAAGCACTACTACGTCGTCCGTTCCGTCCGCATTTCCAACGAACGGAAAGGCCCGCCGCTGGCCACGGATGCGAAGTTCGATGAACCGGCGCCTGCAACGGATGCCGCCGCCCCTGCGGATGGTGGCTTCGCCCTGCCTCCGGACCCTGCTGAGGCCGCTCCGGCCGCTGATGGGGCCGCCGCCGCTCCCGCTGCGGACGCCGCACCGGCTGAAGCCGCTCCTGCACCCGCTCCGGTGGATACCAGCAGGATCCTCCAACAGGTGCTTGGCACGGAAGACATCTACGTCTTCGTCCGCATCGACATCATGCAGTTCCTTCCCGCGAAAAAATTCTGA
- a CDS encoding Amuc_1101 family PilM-like pilus complex protein — protein MADTPATVALNIGSQRIGMAVFEAAKGGGLVLKAYESETIVADPAMEAARVSQTRIAVASLAQKLKVGKSRVRYAISGQSVFTRFVKLPPLQEDNIEQLVTFEAQQHVPFPINEVVWDYELIENPGEKEVVIVAIKGDALDEINTAVTDSGLSTVEVDVAPMALYNAFRAAYGEPAETVLLIDIGARTSNLLYIEGKRFFTRSIAIGGAAVTAAVSKEYGVSFMEAEGTKVQHGMVALGGGHTEQLEESVAALAGVVRNALTRLPAEIARTTNYYRSQQGGSAPTRVILAGGGANLPYTLEFFQEKLNLPVEFFNPLGIVTAGKGMDPAVLQREGHLLGELIGLGLRGLGKSKINIDLVPAVVEQARAADRRKPFLIGAAALVLLGAGGWAGLQYMAWQKAEKEKLQPLTETNEQLNPIADNIRGLLREEEGIRKVASGYTEAEDDHAYWYDLLSEVRGSFASDAVWITDLEPLNGYNPLADTKVDPKAGQPKSMVKADFFSSAYGQTNLLVLTADAPAKGQAAKPASLTDANAIRIRGFWRDNPAGQNVVSEILKKIRENKQAFNFDLPGKDGKPVTLKDEQILKVSVGNAGSGELGFPFEVTLPLAKPVAIK, from the coding sequence ATGGCTGATACCCCAGCAACCGTCGCCCTCAACATTGGTTCCCAACGAATCGGCATGGCCGTATTCGAAGCCGCGAAAGGCGGAGGGCTCGTCCTCAAGGCCTACGAATCCGAAACCATCGTCGCGGATCCCGCGATGGAGGCCGCCCGCGTCTCCCAGACCCGCATCGCCGTCGCCAGCCTCGCCCAGAAGCTGAAGGTCGGAAAGTCCAGGGTCCGCTATGCGATCTCCGGACAATCCGTCTTCACCCGCTTCGTCAAGCTGCCTCCGCTCCAGGAGGACAACATCGAGCAACTGGTCACCTTTGAAGCCCAGCAGCACGTTCCTTTCCCCATCAACGAGGTGGTGTGGGACTACGAGCTGATCGAGAACCCGGGCGAGAAAGAGGTCGTGATCGTCGCCATCAAGGGCGACGCGCTGGACGAGATCAACACCGCTGTCACGGATTCCGGCCTCAGCACCGTCGAGGTGGATGTCGCGCCGATGGCGCTCTACAATGCCTTCCGCGCCGCCTACGGCGAGCCTGCGGAGACCGTCCTGCTCATCGACATCGGCGCGCGGACCAGCAACCTGCTTTACATCGAGGGCAAGCGCTTCTTCACCCGCAGCATCGCCATCGGCGGCGCGGCGGTGACCGCCGCCGTGTCCAAGGAATACGGCGTCTCCTTCATGGAGGCGGAAGGCACGAAGGTGCAGCACGGCATGGTGGCGCTGGGAGGCGGCCACACGGAACAACTGGAGGAAAGTGTCGCCGCGCTGGCTGGAGTGGTCCGCAACGCGCTGACCCGTCTGCCTGCGGAAATCGCCCGCACGACCAACTACTACCGCAGCCAGCAGGGTGGCAGCGCGCCGACGCGCGTGATCCTGGCCGGTGGCGGTGCGAACCTGCCCTACACGCTGGAATTCTTCCAGGAGAAGCTCAACCTGCCGGTGGAGTTCTTCAATCCGCTCGGCATCGTCACCGCGGGCAAGGGCATGGATCCAGCCGTGCTCCAGCGCGAGGGGCACCTGCTCGGTGAACTCATCGGCCTCGGCCTGCGCGGTCTGGGCAAATCCAAGATCAACATCGACCTGGTCCCGGCCGTGGTCGAGCAGGCGCGCGCGGCGGACCGCCGCAAGCCATTCCTCATCGGTGCCGCGGCCCTGGTGCTGCTGGGTGCCGGTGGATGGGCCGGCCTGCAATACATGGCCTGGCAGAAGGCGGAGAAGGAAAAACTCCAGCCGCTGACGGAGACCAACGAGCAGCTCAACCCCATCGCCGACAACATCCGCGGCCTCCTCCGCGAAGAGGAAGGCATCCGCAAGGTGGCCTCCGGCTACACCGAGGCGGAAGACGACCATGCCTACTGGTATGACCTTCTTTCCGAAGTGCGCGGGTCCTTCGCCAGCGACGCCGTCTGGATCACCGATCTGGAGCCGCTCAATGGCTACAACCCCCTGGCGGACACCAAAGTGGACCCGAAAGCCGGCCAGCCGAAATCCATGGTCAAGGCTGACTTCTTCAGCTCCGCCTACGGCCAGACGAATCTCCTGGTCCTCACCGCGGATGCTCCGGCGAAAGGCCAGGCCGCGAAGCCCGCTTCCCTCACGGACGCGAACGCCATCCGCATCCGCGGCTTCTGGCGGGACAACCCGGCCGGCCAGAACGTGGTTTCCGAGATCCTCAAGAAGATCCGGGAGAACAAGCAGGCCTTCAACTTCGACCTGCCCGGCAAGGACGGCAAGCCCGTCACCCTCAAGGACGAACAGATCCTGAAGGTCTCCGTCGGCAACGCCGGCAGCGGTGAACTGGGATTCCCCTTCGAGGTCACGCTGCCCCTGGCAAAGCCCGTCGCCATCAAATAA
- a CDS encoding type I 3-dehydroquinate dehydratase — MPRPQPILNRPNIVGSFGRAGTIPATSAESAAAAADLLEIRLDLLVAEGTTPERGIWSHLLDMPLLFTARRKEEGSPIELSHANREKLIRLAIVDAALIDIEVASISEMSAVVEEMAHLGLPWVASYHDFGKLPSTAALETAAALARDAGAAVFKAAARMNSTADVARLADFQAADHGLPVATMGMGPLAPVSRLLCAQYGSVLNYGFIGETPTAPGQWSAAFLKQAVSKLAAV, encoded by the coding sequence ATGCCGCGCCCGCAACCCATCCTCAACCGACCGAACATCGTTGGCAGCTTCGGCCGTGCCGGAACGATCCCGGCCACGTCCGCGGAGTCCGCTGCGGCGGCCGCGGACCTCCTGGAGATCCGGCTTGATCTGCTGGTGGCGGAAGGCACCACTCCGGAGCGCGGGATATGGTCGCATCTTCTGGATATGCCATTGCTTTTCACGGCCCGGCGGAAAGAGGAGGGAAGCCCGATCGAGTTGAGTCATGCAAACCGCGAAAAACTCATCCGGCTTGCCATCGTGGATGCCGCGCTGATCGACATCGAGGTCGCCAGCATCAGCGAGATGTCCGCCGTCGTCGAGGAGATGGCGCACCTGGGACTGCCGTGGGTCGCATCTTACCATGACTTCGGGAAACTGCCGTCCACCGCCGCACTGGAGACCGCCGCCGCACTGGCGAGGGACGCCGGCGCCGCCGTCTTCAAAGCCGCCGCGCGGATGAATTCCACGGCGGACGTCGCGCGTCTGGCGGATTTCCAGGCAGCGGACCACGGCCTGCCGGTGGCCACCATGGGCATGGGCCCGCTGGCCCCCGTCTCGCGTCTACTATGCGCGCAGTACGGCAGCGTGCTGAACTACGGCTTCATCGGTGAAACACCGACCGCCCCCGGCCAATGGAGCGCGGCTTTCCTGAAGCAAGCGGTGTCAAAACTCGCGGCGGTTTGA
- a CDS encoding GNAT family N-acetyltransferase, whose product MSSTIRPFATADTADMSVLMADLGYPSTEEQVAERMRSMSADYYHTLVAEVEGRVVGFIGVIVLPVYEYSIPVGWILALSVAEGHRRKGIGKALIATAEDDLRSRGIEDVRLHSGLQRDDAHEFYTRLGYDKTGYRFKKRLLP is encoded by the coding sequence ATGTCCTCCACCATCCGCCCGTTCGCCACTGCGGACACCGCTGACATGTCCGTCCTGATGGCGGATCTCGGCTACCCATCCACCGAGGAACAGGTCGCGGAGCGCATGCGCTCCATGTCCGCGGACTACTACCACACGCTGGTCGCGGAGGTGGAGGGCCGGGTCGTCGGCTTCATCGGCGTCATCGTCCTGCCGGTCTATGAATACTCCATCCCCGTCGGCTGGATCCTCGCCCTGTCCGTCGCGGAAGGCCACCGGCGGAAAGGCATCGGCAAGGCGCTCATCGCCACCGCGGAGGATGACCTGCGTTCACGTGGCATCGAGGACGTCCGCCTCCACAGCGGCCTCCAGCGCGATGACGCCCACGAATTCTACACCCGGCTGGGGTATGACAAGACGGGGTATCGGTTCAAGAAGCGGCTGCTTCCATAA